From one Gemella morbillorum genomic stretch:
- a CDS encoding HD domain-containing protein: protein MFISEFKTDQEVSMFFLLDNVVRGIATSGKPYLTLYLKDKTGSIDGKIWEVKDEDTENLKPGNMVFIDGTVLDYRGKLQLKIKNYRMATENDEIDIQDYIQTAPIPKEVMISELNQFLKEIGNQKLKAVTIELLNKYKKQFVSYPAAKSMHHDFYSGLIYHTTTMLKVAKALLEIYPSLNKDLLYSGIILHDLGKTIELSGPIGTSYTLEGELLGHIVIMSDEVAKTADKLGIDGEEIILLRHIILAHHGKYEFGSPKLPMIKEAEIINFIDNIDARMMMFEKNLTNVEPGTFSDKLFGLEGRHFYVPTFDKEEN, encoded by the coding sequence ATGTTTATTAGTGAATTTAAAACAGATCAAGAAGTTAGTATGTTCTTCTTATTAGATAATGTGGTAAGAGGTATTGCGACTAGCGGGAAACCTTATTTAACATTATATTTAAAAGATAAGACAGGAAGTATTGATGGGAAAATTTGGGAAGTAAAGGACGAAGACACTGAAAATTTAAAACCAGGGAATATGGTTTTTATAGATGGAACGGTGTTAGATTATCGTGGAAAGCTACAACTTAAGATAAAAAATTATCGTATGGCTACAGAAAATGATGAAATAGATATCCAAGATTATATTCAAACTGCACCTATTCCTAAAGAAGTTATGATAAGTGAACTTAATCAGTTTTTAAAGGAAATAGGCAATCAAAAGCTAAAAGCTGTCACGATAGAACTTTTAAATAAATATAAAAAACAGTTTGTTAGTTATCCAGCGGCGAAATCTATGCATCATGATTTTTATTCAGGCCTTATTTATCATACTACAACGATGTTAAAAGTAGCTAAGGCGTTGTTAGAGATTTATCCATCATTAAATAAAGATTTATTATACAGTGGGATAATTCTTCATGATTTAGGTAAAACTATTGAGTTAAGTGGACCTATCGGGACGTCATATACATTAGAAGGAGAATTGCTAGGTCATATAGTTATTATGAGTGACGAAGTAGCAAAAACTGCTGACAAGCTTGGTATAGATGGGGAAGAAATTATTTTACTACGTCATATTATTTTGGCGCACCATGGTAAGTATGAATTTGGTTCTCCAAAGTTACCGATGATAAAAGAAGCGGAGATTATCAATTTTATCGATAATATAGATGCTCGTATGATGATGTTTGAAAAAAATCTGACTAACGTTGAACCCGGAACATTTAGTGATAAATTATTTGGTTTAGAAGGGCGTCATTTCTATGTGCCGACTTTTGATAAAGAAGAAAATTAA
- a CDS encoding S66 family peptidase, which translates to MKVELNKKFRYCVEGLVNNMLKVNDKIALVVCSNGKKIEGRARLEKLEVVLKDMSLVPVFSTYVYEEKFGRSALAKWRANELMKFYEDDSIKAIFDISGGDLANEVLDYLDYEIICKNNKPFFGYSDLTTVLNAITKKTQQATYLYQIMNILDNVERRADFKGTLIYNKNDLTDVSWQFMQGESVEGIVVGGNIRCFLKLAGTEYFPNLDNKVLFLEGMSTTIEGLITLLTQIKQIGVFNKISGLLLGTFTKIEQNLQNEDIYEILKDFVPENIPIAKTTEVGHSKDSKILVIGQKIKL; encoded by the coding sequence TTGAAAGTAGAACTGAATAAAAAGTTTAGATATTGTGTAGAAGGTTTAGTAAATAATATGTTAAAAGTAAATGATAAAATTGCCTTAGTAGTGTGTTCTAATGGCAAAAAAATAGAAGGCAGAGCACGATTAGAAAAGCTAGAAGTAGTATTAAAAGATATGAGCTTAGTTCCTGTTTTTAGTACCTATGTCTACGAAGAGAAATTCGGAAGAAGTGCTTTAGCTAAATGGCGAGCAAATGAACTTATGAAATTTTATGAAGATGATAGTATAAAAGCTATTTTCGATATTTCTGGTGGAGATTTGGCTAATGAGGTACTTGATTATTTGGATTATGAGATTATTTGTAAGAATAATAAACCATTTTTCGGATATAGTGATTTAACGACTGTTCTTAACGCCATAACTAAAAAAACTCAGCAGGCAACATATTTGTATCAAATTATGAATATACTTGATAATGTAGAAAGACGCGCTGATTTTAAAGGAACATTAATATATAATAAAAATGATTTAACTGATGTTTCTTGGCAGTTTATGCAAGGAGAAAGTGTTGAAGGAATTGTAGTTGGTGGAAATATTAGGTGTTTTTTAAAACTTGCTGGGACAGAATATTTTCCAAATCTGGATAATAAAGTTTTGTTTTTAGAAGGAATGAGTACTACGATTGAGGGGCTAATTACTCTTTTAACACAGATAAAGCAAATAGGAGTTTTTAACAAAATATCAGGATTGTTATTAGGAACATTTACCAAAATAGAACAGAATTTGCAGAACGAAGATATTTATGAGATATTAAAAGATTTTGTTCCTGAAAATATCCCTATTGCAAAAACTACTGAAGTAGGCCATAGTAAAGATTCTAAAATTCTTGTTATCGGGCAAAAAATAAAACTATAA
- a CDS encoding NAD(P)-dependent oxidoreductase — translation MKIAWIGIGVMGESMAGHLLDAGHELFVYNRTVSKTDGLVKRGATLLKEVKDAPLNADVIFSMVGYPKDVEEVYLGENGLIKTAKEGQVFVDMTTSSPTLAKKISEEFAKVGATALDLPVTGGDIGAKNGTLSIMAGGDKKVFEETVLPLVKNFGKNITYFGEAGKGQYTKLANQIAIATTMISVAESFKFAKEVGLNLDDFFNIVSTGSGGSFSMTSYGPRILKGDFKPGFFIHHFIKDMRLALEECEKMNIKLPGLETAYEVYNELEEEVRNTNGTQAISKWYKL, via the coding sequence ATGAAAATTGCATGGATTGGTATTGGTGTTATGGGAGAAAGCATGGCAGGACATTTGTTAGATGCTGGTCATGAACTGTTTGTTTACAACAGAACTGTGTCTAAAACTGACGGTTTAGTTAAACGTGGTGCTACCTTACTAAAAGAAGTAAAAGATGCTCCACTTAATGCTGATGTTATTTTCTCTATGGTCGGATATCCTAAAGATGTTGAAGAAGTATATCTTGGAGAAAATGGCCTAATAAAAACTGCAAAAGAAGGACAAGTTTTTGTGGATATGACTACATCTTCTCCTACATTAGCAAAAAAAATAAGCGAAGAATTCGCAAAAGTTGGTGCCACTGCATTAGACTTACCTGTTACCGGTGGTGATATTGGCGCAAAAAATGGAACGCTGTCTATTATGGCAGGTGGTGACAAAAAAGTTTTCGAAGAAACCGTTCTACCTCTAGTGAAAAACTTCGGGAAAAACATCACATATTTTGGTGAAGCTGGCAAAGGGCAATATACAAAACTTGCAAATCAAATTGCTATTGCTACTACAATGATTTCAGTAGCTGAAAGCTTCAAATTTGCAAAAGAAGTAGGACTTAATTTAGATGATTTCTTCAACATTGTTTCTACTGGTTCAGGTGGAAGTTTTTCTATGACTTCTTATGGCCCACGTATTCTAAAAGGTGATTTCAAACCGGGATTCTTTATTCATCACTTTATAAAAGATATGCGCCTTGCTCTAGAAGAATGTGAAAAAATGAATATCAAATTACCAGGTTTAGAAACTGCTTATGAAGTTTATAATGAACTTGAAGAAGAAGTTCGTAACACTAACGGTACTCAAGCTATTTCTAAATGGTATAAACTTTAA
- a CDS encoding 1,4-dihydroxy-2-naphthoate polyprenyltransferase, whose translation MDKSKLKEFFLCTRPHSYPASVAPVLVGTTFALGYNVQFSYLKFILFLVACLLIQAATNLFNEYYDYKKGLDKIDSEGISGSIVKGHLSSREVMQGAILLYFLAFVLGIVLTMLTSYYILIIGLICMLAGYFYTGGSYPIAYSPFGEIVSGFFMGTVIIALSFYFQTEYINLDIIIVSLPLFLMIGAILLANNIRDLENDKVSGRRTYAILVGREYAIKSLAIGISIMYILNIIFAFTKLGSLFNLLVLLTIPLALKIIKGFRKNTDKKTMAPFMVLTAKLTIFVGFIMALANILKFIVY comes from the coding sequence GTGGATAAAAGTAAACTAAAAGAATTTTTCTTGTGCACAAGACCACATAGTTATCCAGCATCAGTAGCACCGGTTCTAGTTGGAACGACATTTGCTTTAGGTTATAATGTGCAATTTTCGTATTTGAAATTTATTTTATTTTTAGTAGCATGTTTGTTAATACAAGCTGCAACAAATTTATTTAATGAGTATTATGATTATAAAAAAGGTCTGGACAAAATAGATTCTGAAGGGATTTCTGGCTCGATAGTTAAAGGACATTTAAGTAGTAGAGAAGTTATGCAAGGGGCTATATTGTTGTATTTCTTGGCTTTTGTTTTAGGAATTGTTTTAACTATGCTAACTAGTTATTATATTTTAATAATTGGGCTTATTTGTATGCTGGCTGGCTACTTTTATACTGGTGGTAGTTATCCGATAGCTTATTCGCCATTTGGTGAGATTGTTTCAGGATTTTTTATGGGTACGGTTATAATTGCTTTATCGTTTTATTTCCAGACGGAATATATTAATCTTGATATAATAATTGTCTCGCTGCCACTATTTCTAATGATAGGAGCGATACTTCTAGCAAACAATATTAGAGATTTGGAAAATGACAAAGTTTCTGGAAGAAGAACATATGCAATATTAGTAGGTAGGGAGTACGCTATTAAATCATTAGCTATAGGTATAAGCATTATGTATATATTAAATATTATTTTTGCCTTTACTAAGTTAGGTAGTTTATTTAATTTATTAGTGTTGCTTACTATCCCGTTAGCGCTTAAAATAATAAAAGGTTTTAGAAAAAATACTGACAAAAAAACGATGGCACCATTTATGGTTCTTACAGCTAAATTGACTATTTTTGTAGGATTTATTATGGCGCTTGCTAATATTTTAAAATTTATAGTGTATTAA
- a CDS encoding YceD family protein → MKWLRSSLFKNNSDTFIFEEKINVKVEHYDNSLKDIKDVVVSGILTRGGQDKIYVSLKINGIFEMISGKTLKDVVIPFEIEEKEEYIDKSVFADEDAFDVSLMDMYIDLAPLVNELIILNIPITSSLDDEEAELVSGKDWELLSEESLTSVKEETKESPFAALNGLFKE, encoded by the coding sequence ATGAAATGGTTAAGATCTTCGTTATTCAAAAATAATAGTGATACTTTTATTTTTGAAGAAAAAATAAATGTTAAAGTAGAACACTATGATAACTCTTTAAAAGATATTAAAGATGTTGTTGTGAGTGGAATATTAACTCGAGGTGGCCAAGATAAAATATATGTCAGCTTAAAGATTAATGGTATTTTTGAGATGATTTCTGGGAAAACACTTAAAGATGTAGTTATCCCATTTGAAATCGAAGAAAAAGAAGAATACATTGATAAATCTGTTTTTGCAGATGAAGATGCATTTGATGTTAGTCTTATGGACATGTATATTGACTTAGCACCTTTAGTAAATGAGCTTATAATTTTGAATATACCAATTACATCGTCATTAGATGATGAAGAGGCAGAACTTGTTTCTGGAAAAGATTGGGAACTCCTTTCTGAAGAGTCTTTAACTAGTGTTAAAGAAGAAACAAAAGAGTCACCATTCGCAGCTCTTAATGGTTTATTCAAAGAATAG
- the rpmF gene encoding 50S ribosomal protein L32, producing MAVPFRRTSKTAKRKRRTHKKLSAPSITIDAATGNYVMGHRVDRKTGMYKGRQVLDVK from the coding sequence ATGGCAGTTCCTTTTAGAAGAACATCAAAAACAGCTAAAAGAAAAAGAAGAACTCACAAAAAACTATCTGCACCATCAATCACTATCGATGCAGCAACTGGTAACTACGTAATGGGTCACCGCGTTGATAGAAAAACTGGTATGTATAAAGGTAGACAAGTTCTAGACGTTAAATAA
- a CDS encoding GEVED domain-containing protein, whose translation MKKFKVGAVSIVIGASIFFGVGSVAQASERVSNNKVIDNTITTGKIPEAPKEFSKLVEKNTKESDVSKVGIKVDKDILKASITTLEEKLKLVQDSEGIAIATAHEVLATAKSILANEAARQTEVDEQVQIVQALSTVVTEAKTRVFDKKLEEKKVEGQKEKEEVTNEGKAVDVAKAELTQVASEAEVTNAFAKAELNKNRLKTEIKPAIQKTIEKNEEALGFAKELLGNTKATKEQIAKSLAELKNAIKAVYTELENAGAKRNGRFEVNLAENTEEALIDASTERGKKWLKDHGYTSLADIPIKTKERNSEEIKKLNSQIQWLDFGDTKAWTKLKANGQLQVGSVYEKELIPGYTVKFTVKELKPFDSTDVYKRRVAGTAHEGSYKPNGENRADMHTGKPPVTGISGVPQGYWAETKRSGLDTGVAKTTIGGVGDNGVGQDGAVLGVKFSIEAVYNGKSVKPSIVMTSGEEVADKETEIYTTNGTPWDLVAMIGHGQAQAYTPLDNLTGLFSPVSMKRLGDKSFVDALAARMFATPDSATAGLGSQVFGGYSNNGKRATPIVTSYNVTEVGFYIFTTGQQSSMLGIKISDFGDLPESYGIAEHYLKTRTIDYKTREEKEIQQPYLGKVKADVDPVPGTSVFGKNSDDENDIADEGVDQLMAPEHIIKNKVTGLSEVKPILGPNNTHKIRVLASVNGNQDYKGPLEKAYVRGFIDFNNNGKFDPGEESDIKEVTENNQIVELTFHNTHVIDENNDIVKFRVRIANDRTQIEKPTGIAYTGEVEDNQVQVSNPPRGDYEETTGKQGEKQSINFEYISHNKGDEPGELGSKNGSVTFNSYGKIDYTEERNSITAETTKTAQGGVRIVNESGQLVTSLNVQGQGTYEISDTGVTFTPEPAFIGKTSGVVLRAVDANGQSTGWEAVTDGNTLINTNNGGHSAGANRTMDAVYVPIVEPKEMTGHLKETTGIQGKEQKGTPLFKVNAGRAAERIVSPSTQHIAKLVDPKSGNITNETSITVENEGTYTIIPETGEVKFQPLLSFKGTAGGVTVELTGPVGFDKEGNPSLSTARAKYIPTVLAVNPISEAATSIGIQGEAQTGKPTFTKGHEDVPIKENSVKLLNSDGDEVTETPALGEGNKEVGKYTVDSSTGIVTFTPTDKSYIGTVVPARVQAKDINETKVETKYTPFIVGVKPQASPATSTGIQGEIQEGTVTFTVGKAVIGDVEKSVPIKVGSSKLIGSDGTEVTEVPAYANDGVKQVGTYSITPGTNKVIFTPTDKTYTGTVLPVDVQAEDENGTKVRTTYTPHILGVSPTAKPAVSKDIQGKEQTKEVLFKPGKTTIDGVDKEVPLDSSTFKLLDENGQERDSVPAKSSDGLKEIGTYRINVVDNKPVVVFTPSDKTYTGEVREVTIQVKDTNGSKVTTTYTPTIVPVRPISTPVRSIGVQGLPQEGTPIFTAGKAMLNGKEVEVPLSTKAPKLVNPETGLPMDEKAIKVPNEGTYAIDENGKVTFTPEPQFTGVANGVEVQREDQNGTSVNAKYTPTVKGVTPTSKDVTSIGDKGEKQFGTPVFKAGSTTINNEKVEVPIDENVAPRLEGADEEGKVVIPKEGIYTIDATGKVTFTPENDFVGVATGVTVKRVDKNGTLVTATYTPTVLGKTTTENVISEGAKNQPQSNTPLFKGDIDTTVPPTFEDKTKEKVISGQGTYTINDEGVVTFTPEKDYVGTATAVEVVRKDKNGRTIKATYTPTVRPETKYVTVENNGKETELIPTKDGKYPEEKIEGYRVIKTETDEKGNTKHFYEKVKTYFKDKEGNIIPGFDPEEGTVDKKEVPEYRFVETRKLPNGDTEHVYEKVKTYFKDKEGNIIPGFDPEEGTVDKKEVPEYRFVETRKLPNGDTEHVYEKVKTYFKDKEGNIILGFDPEEGTVDKKEVPEYRFVETRKLPNGDTEHVYEKVKTYFKDKEGNIIPGFDPEEGTVDKKEVPEYRFVETRKLPNGDTEHVYEKVKTYFKDKEGNIIPGFDPEEGTVDKKEVPEYRFVETRKLPNGDTEHVYEKVIKRTTVWRDENGNPLKSSENGVKDSGTIPGYEFVRTVVDANGNIHHIFRKVKLAEPKMQVKRLANTGSKTTNVTTGFGILLVGIAAVIRKRKKED comes from the coding sequence ATTAAGAAGTTTAAAGTAGGAGCAGTATCGATAGTGATAGGTGCAAGTATTTTTTTTGGAGTAGGATCGGTAGCACAAGCTAGTGAAAGAGTATCAAATAACAAAGTAATAGATAATACAATAACTACTGGAAAAATACCAGAGGCCCCAAAAGAGTTTTCTAAGCTAGTAGAGAAAAACACTAAAGAGAGTGACGTATCAAAAGTAGGGATAAAAGTTGATAAAGATATTTTAAAAGCTAGCATTACTACTTTAGAAGAAAAATTAAAATTAGTTCAAGATTCAGAAGGAATAGCAATAGCTACTGCGCATGAAGTATTAGCCACAGCAAAAAGTATATTAGCGAATGAGGCAGCTAGACAAACTGAAGTAGATGAACAGGTTCAAATAGTACAAGCACTTAGTACAGTAGTAACTGAAGCTAAAACTAGAGTATTCGATAAAAAACTAGAAGAGAAAAAGGTTGAAGGGCAAAAAGAAAAAGAAGAGGTTACAAATGAAGGAAAAGCAGTAGACGTAGCTAAAGCAGAATTAACGCAAGTAGCTTCTGAAGCAGAAGTAACAAATGCATTTGCTAAAGCAGAGTTGAATAAAAACCGTCTTAAAACAGAAATAAAACCAGCAATTCAGAAAACTATAGAAAAAAACGAAGAGGCTCTAGGATTTGCTAAAGAATTGTTAGGTAATACCAAAGCAACAAAAGAACAAATTGCTAAAAGTTTAGCGGAATTAAAGAATGCTATTAAAGCTGTATACACAGAATTGGAAAATGCAGGAGCAAAACGTAATGGAAGATTTGAAGTTAATTTAGCAGAAAATACAGAAGAAGCACTAATTGATGCATCTACTGAGCGTGGGAAAAAATGGTTAAAAGATCATGGATATACTTCTTTAGCAGATATTCCAATTAAAACTAAAGAAAGAAATAGTGAAGAAATTAAAAAACTTAATAGCCAAATTCAATGGTTAGATTTTGGAGATACAAAAGCATGGACTAAACTAAAGGCGAATGGTCAGCTTCAAGTTGGATCAGTGTATGAAAAAGAATTAATTCCAGGATATACAGTTAAATTTACTGTGAAGGAATTAAAACCATTTGATTCTACTGATGTGTATAAAAGACGTGTTGCTGGTACTGCTCATGAAGGTAGCTATAAGCCTAACGGAGAGAATAGGGCGGATATGCATACAGGGAAACCCCCAGTAACTGGTATATCAGGAGTTCCTCAAGGGTATTGGGCAGAAACTAAAAGATCTGGTTTAGACACAGGAGTAGCTAAAACAACAATAGGAGGAGTAGGCGACAATGGTGTAGGCCAAGATGGAGCAGTTCTAGGTGTTAAATTTTCAATTGAGGCTGTATACAATGGGAAATCTGTGAAGCCTAGTATAGTTATGACATCAGGAGAAGAAGTAGCTGATAAAGAAACAGAAATTTATACAACCAATGGTACTCCATGGGATCTGGTTGCTATGATAGGTCATGGACAAGCTCAAGCTTATACACCTCTGGATAATCTTACGGGACTATTTTCGCCTGTTAGTATGAAGAGACTTGGGGATAAATCCTTTGTAGATGCTTTGGCAGCAAGAATGTTTGCTACACCAGATTCAGCTACTGCAGGATTGGGCTCACAAGTGTTTGGAGGATATAGTAACAATGGTAAAAGAGCTACACCAATAGTTACCTCATATAATGTAACAGAAGTAGGCTTTTATATTTTTACAACTGGACAACAATCATCTATGCTTGGTATTAAGATTTCTGATTTTGGAGATTTACCAGAATCATATGGTATAGCAGAACATTATTTAAAAACAAGAACTATAGATTACAAAACAAGAGAAGAGAAGGAAATTCAACAGCCATATTTAGGAAAAGTTAAAGCAGATGTTGATCCTGTTCCAGGAACAAGTGTATTTGGAAAAAATTCAGATGATGAGAATGATATAGCTGATGAAGGTGTAGATCAGCTAATGGCTCCAGAACATATAATAAAAAATAAAGTTACAGGCTTATCGGAAGTTAAGCCAATTTTAGGCCCAAATAATACCCATAAAATCAGAGTGTTGGCCTCAGTAAATGGTAACCAGGATTATAAAGGACCATTAGAAAAAGCTTATGTTCGTGGATTTATTGATTTTAATAATAATGGTAAGTTTGATCCAGGAGAAGAATCAGATATAAAAGAAGTGACAGAGAATAATCAAATAGTAGAGCTTACTTTTCATAATACTCATGTAATTGATGAAAATAATGATATTGTGAAATTTAGAGTACGTATTGCTAACGATAGAACCCAAATTGAAAAACCTACAGGAATTGCTTACACAGGAGAAGTAGAAGATAACCAAGTTCAGGTTTCTAATCCACCACGAGGAGACTATGAGGAAACCACAGGGAAACAAGGTGAAAAACAAAGTATCAATTTTGAATACATAAGTCATAATAAAGGTGATGAACCAGGGGAACTGGGATCTAAAAATGGAAGTGTCACATTTAATTCGTATGGAAAAATTGATTATACTGAAGAACGCAATTCTATTACTGCAGAAACGACTAAAACTGCACAAGGTGGAGTAAGAATTGTTAATGAATCTGGTCAACTTGTTACAAGCCTTAATGTGCAAGGACAAGGTACATATGAAATTTCAGATACAGGTGTCACATTTACACCAGAGCCAGCATTTATAGGGAAAACGAGCGGAGTTGTACTACGTGCTGTAGATGCAAATGGGCAAAGCACAGGTTGGGAAGCAGTAACAGATGGGAATACACTAATAAATACTAATAATGGGGGGCATTCTGCAGGAGCAAATAGAACAATGGATGCAGTATATGTGCCGATTGTAGAACCAAAAGAAATGACAGGGCATCTTAAAGAAACGACAGGGATTCAAGGAAAAGAACAAAAAGGTACACCGTTATTTAAAGTAAATGCAGGAAGAGCTGCAGAGAGAATAGTTAGTCCTAGTACTCAACATATAGCTAAGCTAGTAGATCCAAAATCAGGGAATATAACTAATGAAACTTCTATAACTGTAGAGAATGAGGGCACATATACAATTATACCTGAGACAGGAGAAGTAAAATTCCAACCACTTTTATCATTTAAAGGTACTGCTGGAGGAGTAACTGTAGAGCTGACAGGACCTGTAGGATTTGATAAAGAAGGAAATCCTTCTTTATCTACAGCAAGAGCTAAATATATTCCTACTGTTCTAGCGGTTAATCCAATATCAGAAGCAGCTACTTCAATAGGGATTCAAGGTGAGGCACAGACTGGGAAACCAACATTTACTAAAGGTCATGAAGATGTTCCGATTAAAGAAAATTCAGTTAAATTACTAAACTCGGATGGTGATGAAGTAACAGAGACTCCTGCATTAGGAGAAGGGAACAAGGAAGTAGGGAAATACACAGTAGACTCTAGTACTGGTATTGTAACATTTACTCCTACAGATAAATCATATATTGGAACAGTTGTGCCAGCTCGAGTCCAAGCAAAAGATATAAATGAAACTAAAGTTGAAACAAAATATACGCCATTTATTGTGGGAGTAAAACCACAAGCATCGCCGGCTACTTCAACTGGAATTCAAGGAGAAATTCAAGAAGGAACAGTGACATTTACCGTAGGAAAAGCAGTAATTGGAGATGTAGAGAAATCTGTACCGATTAAAGTTGGTTCAAGTAAGTTAATAGGTAGCGATGGAACGGAAGTAACGGAAGTTCCAGCGTATGCAAATGATGGTGTAAAACAAGTAGGAACTTATAGTATTACTCCTGGAACTAATAAAGTAATCTTTACACCAACAGATAAAACATACACAGGAACTGTACTACCAGTTGATGTTCAAGCTGAAGATGAAAATGGAACAAAAGTAAGAACAACATATACTCCACATATTTTAGGTGTTTCTCCAACGGCAAAACCCGCTGTCTCAAAAGATATACAAGGGAAGGAACAAACGAAAGAAGTATTGTTTAAACCCGGTAAAACGACTATTGATGGTGTAGATAAAGAAGTTCCATTAGATAGTAGTACCTTTAAGTTGCTAGATGAAAATGGACAGGAGAGAGATTCTGTTCCAGCAAAATCTTCAGATGGATTAAAAGAAATAGGGACTTACAGGATAAATGTAGTAGATAATAAACCTGTAGTAGTATTTACTCCGTCAGATAAAACATATACGGGAGAAGTTAGAGAAGTAACTATTCAGGTGAAAGATACAAATGGTTCAAAAGTGACAACAACATATACACCTACAATAGTACCTGTTAGACCAATATCAACTCCAGTAAGATCAATAGGGGTTCAAGGATTACCTCAAGAAGGGACTCCAATATTTACGGCAGGAAAAGCTATGCTTAATGGTAAAGAGGTAGAGGTACCACTTAGTACTAAAGCACCAAAATTAGTGAATCCTGAGACAGGGCTACCAATGGATGAAAAAGCTATAAAAGTGCCAAATGAGGGAACTTATGCAATTGATGAAAATGGTAAAGTAACATTTACGCCAGAGCCGCAATTTACAGGAGTAGCGAACGGTGTTGAAGTTCAGCGTGAAGATCAAAATGGTACATCAGTTAATGCTAAATATACACCAACTGTAAAAGGTGTAACACCAACATCTAAGGATGTAACATCAATTGGGGATAAAGGAGAAAAACAATTTGGAACACCTGTATTTAAAGCGGGAAGTACAACTATTAATAATGAAAAAGTAGAAGTTCCAATTGATGAAAATGTTGCTCCAAGACTTGAAGGTGCAGATGAAGAAGGAAAAGTTGTAATACCAAAAGAAGGTATATACACTATCGATGCGACTGGTAAAGTAACATTTACACCAGAAAATGATTTTGTAGGAGTAGCAACAGGAGTAACTGTTAAACGTGTAGATAAAAATGGAACATTAGTAACAGCTACGTATACACCGACAGTACTAGGAAAAACTACTACAGAAAATGTAATATCAGAAGGTGCTAAAAATCAACCTCAGTCTAATACTCCATTATTTAAAGGGGATATCGATACAACAGTACCTCCTACATTCGAAGATAAAACTAAAGAAAAAGTAATTTCAGGTCAAGGAACATATACTATTAATGATGAAGGTGTAGTAACATTTACACCAGAAAAAGATTATGTGGGAACAGCAACTGCAGTAGAGGTAGTTCGTAAGGATAAAAATGGAAGAACTATTAAAGCAACGTATACACCGACTGTTCGTCCAGAAACTAAATACGTTACTGTAGAAAATAATGGAAAAGAAACAGAGTTAATCCCTACAAAAGATGGTAAGTATCCAGAGGAAAAAATAGAAGGATATAGAGTTATTAAGACTGAAACGGATGAAAAAGGTAATACAAAACACTTCTACGAAAAAGTTAAGACTTACTTCAAAGATAAAGAAGGAAATATAATTCCAGGATTTGATCCAGAAGAAGGAACAGTAGACAAGAAAGAAGTACCAGAGTACAGATTTGTAGAAACTAGAAAACTGCCAAATGGAGATACAGAACATGTCTACGAAAAAGTTAAGACTTACTTCAAAGACAAAGAAGGAAATATAATTCCAGGATTTGATCCAGAAGAAGGAACAGTAGACAAGAAAGAAGTACCAGAGTACAGATTTGTAGAAACTAGAAAACTGCCAAATGGAGATACAGAGCATGTCTACGAAAAAGTTAAGACTTACTTCAAAGACAAAGAAGGAAATATAATTCTAGGATTTGATCCAGAAGAAGGAACAGTAGACAAGAAAGAAGTACCAGAGTACAGATTTGTAGAAACTAGAAAACTGCCAAATGGAGATACAGAACATGTCTACGAAAAAGTTAAGACTTACTTCAAAGACAAAGAAGGAAATATAATTCCAGGATTTGATCCAGAAGAAGGAACAGTAGACAAGAAAGAAGTACCAGAGTACAGATTTGTAGAAACTAGAAAACTGCCAAATGGAGATACAGAGCATGTCTACGAAAAAGTTAAGACTTACTTCAAAGACAAAGAAGGAAATATAATTCCAGGATTTGATCCAGAAGAAGGAACAGTAGACAAGAAAGAAGTACCAGAGTACAGATTTGTAGAAACTAGAAAACTGCCAAATGGAGACACAGAACATGTCTACGAAAAAGTTATTAAAAGAACTACAGTATGGAGAGATGAAAATGGGAACCCATTAAAATCCTCTGAAAATGGAGTTAAAGATTCAGGAACAATTCCAGGATATGAATTTGTACGAACAGTGGTAGATGCAAATGGAAATATTCACCATATCTTCAGAAAGGTAAAATTAGCAGAGCCTAAAATGCAAGTTAAACGTTTAGCTAATACAGGTAGCAAAACAACTAATGTAACAACAGGATTTGGGATATTGCTTGTGGGTATTGCAGCAGTAATAAGAAAACGTAAAAAAGAAGACTAA